One genomic region from Streptomyces sp. NBC_00457 encodes:
- a CDS encoding cation diffusion facilitator family transporter, whose protein sequence is MSDGHHHEHHGTPHTHKHSLRHRLTHLLTPHSHETADKLDSALESSARGMRALWVSLAVLGVTALAQAVVVAMSGSVALLGDTVHNTADALTAVPLGIAFVLGRRAATRRFTYGYGRAEDLAGIAIVLTIAASAAFAGWTAIERLIDPRPVAHIPAVAVAALVGFAGNEWVARYRIRVGREIGSAALVADGLHARTDGFTSLAVLLGAGGAALGWQLADPIVGLAITAAITLVLRDAAREVFRRVMDAVDPALVDRAERALREVPGVRGVGELRLRWIGHRLRAEVAVVVDGDVTVRQAHAVAVNAEHALLHAVPRLTAALVHADPAPVPGEADPHLTLAHHT, encoded by the coding sequence GTGAGCGACGGGCACCACCACGAGCACCACGGCACCCCCCACACGCACAAGCACTCCCTTCGCCACCGCCTGACCCACCTCCTCACCCCTCACTCCCACGAGACCGCCGACAAGCTCGACTCCGCCCTGGAGTCCTCCGCGCGCGGCATGCGGGCGCTGTGGGTCTCGCTCGCGGTGCTGGGGGTGACGGCGCTGGCGCAGGCGGTGGTGGTGGCGATGTCCGGTTCGGTCGCGCTGCTCGGCGACACGGTGCACAACACCGCGGACGCGCTGACCGCCGTACCGCTCGGGATCGCGTTCGTGCTGGGCCGGCGTGCGGCCACGCGGCGGTTCACCTACGGCTATGGACGCGCCGAGGATCTGGCGGGCATCGCGATCGTGCTGACGATCGCCGCGTCCGCAGCCTTCGCGGGATGGACGGCGATCGAGCGGCTGATCGACCCGCGGCCCGTCGCGCACATTCCGGCGGTCGCCGTGGCCGCCCTCGTCGGATTCGCGGGCAACGAGTGGGTGGCCCGCTACCGGATCAGGGTGGGGCGGGAGATCGGTTCGGCCGCACTGGTCGCGGACGGGCTGCATGCCCGTACGGACGGATTCACGTCACTGGCGGTGCTGTTGGGTGCCGGGGGCGCCGCGCTGGGCTGGCAACTCGCCGACCCGATCGTGGGGTTGGCGATCACGGCCGCGATCACGCTGGTGCTGCGCGACGCGGCCCGGGAGGTGTTCCGGCGCGTGATGGACGCCGTCGACCCGGCCCTGGTGGACCGGGCCGAGCGGGCGCTGCGGGAGGTGCCGGGCGTGCGTGGGGTGGGTGAGCTGCGGCTGCGCTGGATCGGGCATCGGCTGCGCGCCGAGGTGGCGGTCGTCGTGGACGGCGATGTGACGGTACGTCAGGCCCATGCCGTCGCGGTGAACGCCGAACACGCGCTGCTGCATGCCGTTCCGCGGCTCACCGCGGCCCTGGTGCACGCCGATCCGGCGCCGGTCCCGGGCGAGGCGGATCCGCACCTGACGCTGGCCCACCACACCTGA
- a CDS encoding ArsR/SmtB family transcription factor produces the protein MSARMHLSPAHHAHPRTPGEEQFALAAEILALLGDRTRLALLHALREGEADVTTLTEACGAARPAVSQHLARLRLAGLVNTRKEGRRVIYSLRDGHLRRLVDEALNVADHRLSDRPVHD, from the coding sequence ATGAGCGCACGCATGCACCTGTCACCTGCGCACCATGCGCATCCGCGCACCCCCGGCGAGGAACAGTTCGCGCTCGCCGCCGAGATCCTGGCGCTGCTCGGCGACCGCACCCGGCTCGCGCTGCTGCACGCCCTCAGGGAAGGGGAGGCCGATGTCACGACGCTGACGGAGGCGTGCGGGGCGGCGCGGCCGGCGGTGAGCCAGCACCTGGCCAGGCTGCGGCTCGCGGGCCTGGTGAACACGCGGAAGGAGGGGCGCCGGGTGATCTACTCGCTGCGTGACGGGCATCTGCGCCGGCTCGTGGACGAGGCGCTGAACGTGGCCGACCACCGGCTCAGCGACCGGCCCGTGCACGACTGA
- a CDS encoding 4-hydroxybenzoate 3-monooxygenase yields the protein MTFATPHPNSPAPQRFPVVIVGAGPAGLTLGNVLRAASVDCVVLETETREFIERRPRAGVIEEWAVRALERRGLAANLLERAQLHTECEFRFAGERFRFSYGELTGQHHFVYPQPLLVTDLVREYADVRGGAIRFGVRDVEVHDLDSDRPSVSYLCPETGQRQVLHCDFVAGCDGARGVTRTALPADRTRIARHDYGIGWLALLAEAPQSADCVLFGMHPGGFAGHMARSPEVTRYYLECPPGDDPENWPHDRVWSELQARLGAAGAPPLTEGRLIEKRVLDMHNYVVEPMVFGRLFLAGDAAHLTAPIAAKGMNLALHDAFLLGDALAAHLTKGDDSGLDGYSAACVSRAWDYAEFSQWLSEVYHGTSSGDPYRAGTTRARLHRLFESRLAAAAFAEGYLGLNTSG from the coding sequence GTGACCTTCGCCACCCCCCACCCCAACTCCCCCGCCCCGCAACGCTTTCCGGTCGTCATCGTGGGCGCCGGGCCCGCCGGGCTAACCCTCGGCAACGTCCTGCGGGCCGCATCCGTCGACTGTGTGGTCCTGGAGACCGAGACACGGGAGTTCATCGAGCGCCGGCCGCGGGCCGGAGTCATCGAGGAGTGGGCCGTACGCGCCCTGGAACGGCGCGGACTCGCCGCGAACCTGCTGGAGCGGGCCCAGTTGCACACCGAGTGCGAGTTCCGCTTCGCCGGTGAACGGTTCCGGTTCTCGTACGGCGAGCTGACGGGGCAGCATCACTTCGTCTATCCGCAGCCGTTGCTGGTGACGGACCTGGTGCGCGAGTACGCGGATGTGCGGGGCGGCGCCATCCGCTTCGGTGTGCGGGACGTCGAGGTGCACGACCTGGACTCGGACCGGCCGTCGGTGTCGTACCTCTGCCCCGAGACCGGTCAACGGCAGGTCCTGCACTGCGACTTCGTCGCGGGCTGTGACGGGGCTCGCGGAGTGACCCGGACCGCACTGCCGGCCGACCGGACCCGGATCGCGCGGCACGACTACGGCATCGGGTGGCTGGCGCTGCTCGCCGAGGCCCCGCAGTCGGCGGACTGCGTCCTGTTCGGCATGCATCCGGGCGGCTTCGCCGGACACATGGCCCGCAGCCCCGAGGTCACCCGCTACTACCTGGAGTGCCCGCCGGGCGACGACCCGGAGAACTGGCCCCACGACAGGGTCTGGTCCGAACTGCAGGCGCGACTCGGCGCGGCCGGCGCCCCGCCGCTCACCGAAGGGCGGCTGATCGAGAAGCGCGTCCTCGACATGCACAACTACGTGGTCGAGCCGATGGTGTTCGGGCGGCTGTTCCTGGCGGGCGACGCGGCCCACCTCACCGCACCGATCGCGGCGAAGGGAATGAACCTCGCCCTGCACGACGCCTTCCTGCTCGGCGACGCCCTCGCTGCCCACCTCACGAAGGGCGACGACAGCGGCCTCGACGGCTATTCGGCGGCCTGCGTGAGCCGTGCCTGGGACTACGCCGAGTTCTCACAGTGGCTCTCCGAGGTCTACCACGGCACCTCGTCCGGCGACCCGTACCGTGCGGGCACCACCCGCGCCCGGCTGCACCGCCTCTTCGAATCACGCCTCGCGGCGGCCGCGTTCGCGGAGGGCTACCTGGGACTGAATACCAGCGGCTGA
- a CDS encoding formylglycine-generating enzyme family protein — protein MHESPCCSPSGRRQTQPVALSAPPPTVTSGGSTEGMVPLPGGEFLMGAEDSEGFPADGEGPVRAVRLDAFRIDSCAVTNEQFGAFVDDTGHTTDAERFGWSYVFAGFLPGALRRGAPRPEQAPWWCGIEGATWQRPEGPGSTVEDRGDHPVVHVSWQDAAAYAAWAGKRLPTEAEWEYAARGGLEQRRYPWGDELNPGGEFRCNIWRGTFPTKNTADDGYRGTAPVDAFDPNGFGLYNVSGNVWEWCADWWATDHATVNRANPTGPRSGTAKVIRGGSHMCHKSYCNRYRVAARSSNTPDSTSGHMGFRCAQDIRP, from the coding sequence ATGCACGAGTCTCCCTGCTGCTCGCCGTCGGGACGCCGGCAGACGCAGCCCGTGGCGCTGTCCGCGCCGCCGCCGACCGTGACAAGTGGCGGCTCCACGGAAGGCATGGTGCCGCTGCCGGGCGGCGAGTTCCTGATGGGCGCGGAGGACAGCGAGGGGTTCCCGGCCGACGGTGAGGGCCCGGTGCGGGCGGTGCGCCTGGACGCATTCCGTATCGACTCCTGCGCGGTGACCAACGAGCAGTTCGGAGCCTTCGTCGACGACACCGGACACACCACCGACGCCGAGCGCTTCGGCTGGTCGTACGTCTTCGCGGGCTTCCTGCCCGGCGCCCTGCGCCGTGGTGCCCCGCGTCCGGAGCAGGCGCCCTGGTGGTGCGGGATCGAGGGCGCGACCTGGCAGCGTCCGGAGGGGCCCGGCAGCACGGTGGAGGACCGCGGCGACCACCCGGTGGTGCATGTGTCGTGGCAGGACGCGGCGGCGTACGCGGCCTGGGCGGGCAAGCGGCTGCCGACGGAGGCCGAGTGGGAGTACGCGGCCCGCGGCGGACTGGAACAGCGGCGCTACCCCTGGGGCGACGAGCTCAACCCGGGCGGCGAGTTCCGCTGCAACATCTGGCGCGGCACCTTCCCGACGAAGAACACGGCCGACGACGGCTACCGCGGCACCGCGCCCGTGGACGCCTTCGACCCCAACGGCTTCGGCCTGTACAACGTCTCCGGAAACGTCTGGGAGTGGTGCGCCGACTGGTGGGCCACCGACCACGCCACCGTGAACCGCGCCAACCCCACCGGACCCCGCTCCGGCACCGCCAAGGTCATCCGCGGCGGCTCGCACATGTGCCACAAGTCGTACTGCAACCGTTACCGCGTAGCGGCCCGCAGCTCCAACACCCCCGACAGCACCAGCGGCCACATGGGCTTCCGCTGCGCGCAGGACATACGTCCGTGA
- a CDS encoding CoA-binding protein, whose amino-acid sequence MYGDAATVRKILTELGDTWAVVGLSNNQGRAAYGVADVLQRFGKRIVPVHPKAETVHGEKGYPSLEAIPFPVDVVDVFVNSDLAGAIADEAVAKGAQAVWFQLGVIDEAAYDRTRAAGLEMVMDRCPAIEIPRLG is encoded by the coding sequence GTGTACGGCGACGCAGCGACGGTCCGCAAGATCCTCACCGAGCTCGGCGACACCTGGGCCGTGGTGGGCCTGTCGAACAACCAGGGGCGCGCGGCCTACGGCGTCGCCGACGTGCTGCAGCGCTTCGGCAAGCGGATCGTGCCCGTCCATCCGAAGGCCGAGACGGTCCACGGGGAGAAGGGATACCCGTCCCTGGAGGCGATCCCCTTCCCGGTCGACGTCGTCGACGTCTTCGTCAACAGCGATCTCGCCGGTGCCATCGCCGACGAGGCGGTCGCGAAGGGCGCCCAGGCGGTCTGGTTCCAGCTCGGCGTCATCGACGAGGCGGCGTACGACCGCACCCGGGCAGCAGGCCTGGAGATGGTGATGGACCGGTGCCCGGCGATCGAGATACCTCGGCTGGGTTAG
- a CDS encoding SixA phosphatase family protein: protein MNARYGTGPLRRLVVLRHAKSAWPDGVPDHDRPLAPRGRRDAPAAGIALADADCLPDLALCSTAVRARQTWELASAQWGTPPPVNHDPRLYAADVPDLLSVVHDVSAEVETLLLIGHNPGLEELVLALAGDSLDDALERVRVKFPTSAIAILAWYGTSWRGLAPGGALLTSMMVPRGKK, encoded by the coding sequence ATGAACGCCCGCTACGGAACCGGCCCCCTGCGCCGCCTGGTCGTCCTGCGGCACGCCAAGTCCGCCTGGCCGGACGGCGTCCCCGACCACGACCGCCCGCTGGCTCCGCGAGGCCGCCGGGACGCGCCCGCCGCGGGCATCGCGCTCGCCGACGCCGACTGTCTGCCGGACCTGGCGCTGTGCTCCACCGCCGTCCGCGCCCGGCAGACCTGGGAGCTGGCCTCCGCCCAGTGGGGCACCCCGCCGCCGGTGAACCACGACCCGCGGCTGTACGCGGCCGACGTCCCCGACCTGCTCTCCGTCGTGCACGACGTGTCCGCCGAGGTCGAGACCCTGCTGCTGATCGGACACAACCCCGGCCTGGAGGAACTGGTCCTCGCGCTCGCCGGCGACAGTCTCGACGACGCGCTGGAGCGAGTCCGGGTGAAGTTCCCGACGTCGGCGATCGCCATCCTGGCCTGGTACGGCACGTCGTGGCGGGGTCTCGCCCCGGGCGGGGCCCTGCTGACGTCGATGATGGTGCCGCGCGGGAAGAAGTAG
- a CDS encoding YigZ family protein has product MQDEYRTVARAGVHETEVNRSRFLCTLAPAATEQEAQDFVAAVRKEHADATHNCYAYVIGADAAIQKASDDGEPGGTAGVPMLQMLLRRDMRYVVAVVTRYYGGVKLGAGGLIRAYGGAVGEALDTLGTITRRRFRLATVTVDHLRAGKVQNDLRATGREVRDVRYGEAVTIDIGLPDADVEAFRAWLADATAGTAGFELGGEAYGDV; this is encoded by the coding sequence ATGCAGGACGAATACCGCACAGTGGCCCGCGCGGGCGTGCACGAGACCGAGGTCAACCGCTCTCGCTTCCTGTGCACCCTCGCTCCGGCCGCCACCGAGCAGGAGGCGCAGGACTTCGTCGCGGCCGTCCGCAAGGAGCACGCGGACGCCACCCACAACTGCTACGCGTACGTCATCGGCGCCGACGCCGCGATCCAGAAGGCGAGCGACGACGGCGAACCCGGCGGCACCGCGGGCGTCCCCATGCTCCAGATGCTTCTCCGTCGCGACATGCGGTACGTCGTCGCCGTCGTCACCCGCTACTACGGCGGCGTCAAGCTCGGAGCGGGCGGCCTCATCAGGGCGTACGGCGGTGCCGTGGGCGAGGCCCTCGACACCCTCGGCACGATCACCCGCAGGCGCTTCCGCCTCGCCACGGTGACCGTCGACCACCTGCGCGCGGGCAAGGTCCAGAACGACCTGCGCGCCACCGGCCGCGAAGTGCGGGACGTGCGCTACGGAGAGGCCGTCACCATCGACATCGGGCTGCCGGACGCCGACGTGGAGGCGTTCCGGGCGTGGCTGGCCGACGCCACCGCGGGGACGGCCGGGTTCGAACTGGGCGGAGAGGCGTACGGGGACGTCTGA
- a CDS encoding vanadium-dependent haloperoxidase produces MAASTGLVSTAQASPRTTPDPAVITDWNAIAVRTIFAEGQQPPPVAQLYLGFVSTAVYDAVAAIDGRYAPYAKQPRPRPHASSQAAAATAAYQVLSHYFPASQQALSSDYATSLEKIREGAGKTHGIRAGKAAAATIVRLRTGDSRGADVTLDVTPAPGVWRPTPPAFAPMLAPWLGFVRPLLLKSPTQIRPAGPDALNSTAYARDFNEVKATGVASGGTRTPAQTETARFWNDNLPRQFQTAFRDQAARRHLDIADSARMFAVLNATAADAAIACWRGKYDHAYWRPSTAIQLADTDSNPATAPDPAWSPLVANPPYPDYPSGHACLTGATTAGLSHLFGARHIDLTVDSAVTGTTRHYATADALNQETKDARVWLGIHFRKATTDGNHLGRAVSRWALWHYFRPAGR; encoded by the coding sequence GTGGCAGCCTCAACGGGGCTGGTGAGCACCGCGCAGGCATCCCCGCGCACCACCCCGGACCCGGCGGTGATCACGGACTGGAACGCCATTGCCGTACGAACGATCTTCGCCGAGGGACAACAGCCCCCGCCGGTGGCGCAGTTGTACCTGGGTTTCGTCTCGACCGCCGTGTACGACGCGGTAGCGGCCATCGACGGCCGGTACGCGCCATACGCCAAACAGCCGCGCCCCCGCCCGCACGCCTCCTCGCAGGCCGCCGCGGCGACGGCCGCGTACCAGGTGCTCAGCCACTACTTCCCGGCGTCCCAGCAGGCGTTGAGCTCCGATTACGCCACGTCGCTCGAGAAGATCCGCGAGGGCGCCGGCAAGACGCACGGCATCCGGGCGGGTAAGGCGGCCGCCGCCACCATCGTGCGGCTGCGTACAGGGGATAGCCGCGGCGCCGACGTGACGCTGGACGTAACCCCCGCGCCGGGGGTGTGGCGGCCGACGCCGCCCGCGTTCGCGCCGATGCTGGCTCCCTGGCTCGGGTTCGTCCGGCCGCTGCTGCTCAAGTCCCCGACGCAGATCCGTCCGGCCGGCCCGGACGCGCTGAACAGCACCGCCTACGCCCGGGACTTCAACGAGGTGAAGGCAACCGGCGTGGCGTCCGGCGGCACTCGTACGCCGGCGCAGACGGAGACCGCCCGGTTCTGGAACGACAACCTGCCCCGCCAGTTCCAGACCGCGTTCCGTGACCAGGCCGCCCGCCGGCATCTGGACATCGCCGACAGCGCGCGGATGTTCGCCGTCCTCAACGCGACCGCCGCGGACGCGGCCATCGCCTGCTGGCGCGGCAAGTACGACCACGCCTACTGGCGTCCGAGCACCGCGATCCAGCTCGCCGACACCGACTCCAACCCGGCCACCGCACCCGACCCGGCGTGGAGCCCGCTGGTCGCGAACCCGCCCTACCCGGACTACCCGAGCGGACACGCCTGCCTCACCGGCGCCACCACGGCCGGCCTCAGCCACCTGTTCGGGGCGCGGCACATCGACCTGACGGTGGACTCCGCCGTCACCGGCACGACCCGGCACTACGCCACCGCGGACGCGCTGAATCAGGAGACGAAGGACGCCCGGGTCTGGCTGGGCATCCACTTCCGCAAGGCGACGACCGACGGCAACCACCTGGGTCGCGCAGTCTCCCGCTGGGCGCTGTGGCACTACTTCCGTCCCGCCGGCCGGTGA
- a CDS encoding vanadium-dependent haloperoxidase — protein MEAAPGNPVIAWNIHAQAAIYDTAKQSPTAGNRSFAIVQGAVYDAVNAVAGRPYEPLVSAPRSRPGDSTAAAVAAAAHDTLLWLFPGQAESLNARYDEALAAIPDGRAEDGGVAVGRAAAAAMTESRRDDGFDPTAPWTVGTEPGEYRPTPPGYVGVGTWVPNLKPFVVPDAGAYRVKPPPALTGAARARALNEVKSLGAATSTVRTEDQTEVAIWWDDPQMVEWLIARQLAGAHHLSSLRTARLLAMVYVASTDTLIACYKANAHWNFWRPVTAIPLAGTDGNAATDPDPDWTPLRVTAPSPEYPSGHACFTTAVMTALGSFFGRDDLTFAAYSPASGTTRHYDSLRAATAELLEARVWACVHYRFASEHGHRVGLAVTPRRPEPRLPAALTRPSLPPPPGGQQLVRPHGPFTAAAGTAKDRRVASDRQLKDIC, from the coding sequence GTGGAGGCCGCCCCGGGCAATCCCGTCATCGCCTGGAACATCCACGCCCAGGCCGCCATCTACGACACCGCCAAGCAGTCGCCCACCGCCGGCAACCGCAGCTTCGCCATCGTGCAGGGCGCCGTGTACGACGCGGTCAACGCCGTCGCCGGCCGTCCGTACGAGCCCCTGGTCAGCGCGCCCCGCAGCCGCCCCGGGGACTCCACCGCCGCGGCGGTCGCCGCGGCCGCCCACGACACGCTGCTGTGGCTCTTCCCCGGGCAGGCCGAGTCGCTGAACGCCCGGTACGACGAGGCGCTGGCCGCGATCCCCGACGGCCGCGCCGAGGACGGCGGGGTGGCCGTCGGCAGGGCCGCCGCCGCGGCGATGACCGAGAGCCGCCGTGACGACGGCTTCGACCCCACCGCGCCGTGGACCGTCGGCACCGAGCCGGGCGAATACCGGCCCACCCCGCCCGGCTACGTCGGCGTCGGCACCTGGGTGCCGAACCTGAAGCCGTTCGTCGTCCCCGACGCCGGCGCCTACCGGGTCAAGCCCCCGCCGGCCCTGACCGGCGCCGCCCGGGCCCGCGCCCTGAACGAGGTCAAGAGCCTCGGCGCGGCCACCAGCACCGTCCGCACCGAGGACCAGACCGAGGTGGCGATCTGGTGGGACGACCCCCAGATGGTCGAATGGTTGATCGCCCGGCAACTCGCCGGCGCGCACCACCTCAGCAGCCTCCGGACGGCCCGGCTGCTCGCCATGGTGTACGTGGCCTCCACCGACACCCTGATCGCCTGCTACAAGGCCAACGCGCACTGGAACTTCTGGCGCCCGGTGACGGCCATTCCGCTCGCCGGCACCGACGGCAACGCGGCCACCGATCCCGACCCGGACTGGACGCCGCTGCGGGTCACCGCCCCGTCGCCGGAGTACCCGTCGGGCCACGCCTGCTTCACCACGGCGGTCATGACGGCCCTGGGGTCGTTCTTCGGCCGTGACGACCTCACGTTCGCCGCGTACAGCCCCGCCTCCGGCACGACCCGCCACTACGACAGCCTTCGGGCGGCGACAGCCGAACTCCTGGAGGCGCGCGTCTGGGCCTGCGTGCATTACCGCTTCGCCTCCGAGCACGGGCACCGGGTCGGGCTGGCGGTCACACCGCGACGTCCTGAACCACGCCTTCCAGCGGCGCTGACACGGCCGTCCCTTCCACCACCGCCGGGAGGACAGCAGCTGGTGAGGCCCCACGGACCGTTCACTGCCGCGGCGGGCACGGCGAAGGACAGGCGGGTGGCTTCTGACAGGCAACTCAAAGATATTTGCTGA
- a CDS encoding Type 1 glutamine amidotransferase-like domain-containing protein translates to MDFLLTASGLRNETLRDALRDMLGKPFGSANVVFVPTASVAEPGDHGWFVEDMNRLHGLGWREFDVLELNGLPRQMVLDRLLHADVIYVEGGSHYHLARSITGNGLADGFLEALGSRVYVGVSAGSMIFSRNLTAHSADVIGDTTDLHVLGATTVEPPFALFDWYLKPHLYSPHFPERDDAWADRIAARADFPIYFIDDETAVRVRDAKVDVISEGRWRFHP, encoded by the coding sequence ATGGACTTTCTGTTGACGGCGAGTGGCCTGCGCAACGAGACACTGCGGGATGCGCTGCGGGACATGCTGGGAAAGCCGTTCGGATCGGCGAACGTCGTGTTCGTTCCCACGGCGTCAGTGGCCGAGCCCGGGGACCACGGGTGGTTCGTCGAGGACATGAACCGGCTGCACGGCCTCGGCTGGCGGGAGTTCGACGTCCTGGAGCTGAACGGCCTGCCCCGGCAGATGGTGCTCGACCGGCTGCTCCACGCGGACGTCATCTATGTCGAGGGCGGCAGCCACTACCACCTCGCGCGCAGCATCACCGGCAACGGTCTGGCCGACGGCTTCCTGGAGGCGCTGGGGAGCCGGGTCTATGTCGGGGTCAGCGCCGGATCAATGATCTTCAGCCGGAATCTCACCGCACACTCCGCCGACGTCATCGGGGACACCACGGACCTCCATGTGCTCGGCGCGACGACCGTGGAGCCACCGTTCGCCCTCTTCGACTGGTATCTCAAACCCCACCTGTACTCGCCGCATTTCCCCGAGCGGGACGACGCCTGGGCTGACCGCATCGCCGCGCGCGCCGACTTCCCGATCTACTTCATCGACGACGAGACGGCCGTTCGCGTCAGGGACGCCAAGGTGGATGTCATATCTGAAGGCCGCTGGCGGTTCCATCCGTGA
- a CDS encoding exonuclease SbcCD subunit D encodes MRILHTSDWHLGRAFHRVNMLDAQAEFIAHLGTTVREREVDAVVVSGDVYDRAVPPLAAVELFDDALHRLADLRVPTVMISGNHDSGRRLGVGAGLMEHAGIFLCTDASSAGTPVILADDHGDVAFYGLPYLEPALVKGEFKVEKPGHEAVLAAAMDRVRADLAAHAPGTRSVVLAHAFVTGGEASDSERDITVGGVASVPAGVFDGVDYVALGHLHGCQTITERVRYSGSPLPYSFSETAHRKSMWLVDLAADGSVTAERVDCPVPRALARIRGTLEELLADPDLARHEEAWVEATLTDPVRPADPMARLTERFPHTLSLVFDPERAPEDPDVSYARRLAGRSDQQIAEDFVAHVRGAGPDEHERTVLRDAFDAVRADGAAREVAR; translated from the coding sequence TTGAGAATTCTGCACACTTCCGACTGGCACCTGGGCCGGGCGTTCCACCGCGTGAACATGCTCGACGCCCAGGCCGAGTTCATCGCCCACCTCGGCACGACCGTGCGTGAGCGCGAGGTGGACGCGGTGGTCGTGTCGGGAGACGTGTACGACCGGGCGGTCCCGCCGCTCGCCGCGGTCGAGCTGTTCGACGACGCCCTGCACCGGCTCGCCGACCTCCGTGTGCCGACGGTGATGATCTCCGGGAACCATGACTCGGGGCGCCGGCTCGGCGTCGGCGCCGGGCTCATGGAGCACGCGGGCATCTTCCTGTGCACCGATGCCTCGTCGGCCGGAACGCCGGTGATCCTGGCGGACGACCACGGCGACGTGGCGTTCTACGGCCTGCCCTACCTCGAACCTGCCCTGGTCAAGGGCGAGTTCAAGGTGGAGAAGCCGGGACACGAGGCCGTCCTGGCCGCCGCCATGGACCGGGTCCGCGCCGACCTCGCCGCACATGCCCCCGGCACCCGCTCCGTCGTCCTCGCGCACGCCTTCGTCACCGGCGGTGAGGCCAGCGACAGCGAACGGGACATCACGGTCGGCGGGGTGGCCTCGGTTCCCGCCGGGGTGTTCGACGGCGTCGACTATGTGGCGCTCGGGCATCTGCACGGCTGCCAGACCATCACCGAGCGCGTGCGCTACTCCGGTTCCCCGCTGCCGTACTCCTTCTCGGAGACCGCCCATCGCAAGAGCATGTGGCTCGTCGACCTGGCCGCCGACGGGTCGGTGACCGCCGAGCGCGTCGACTGCCCGGTGCCCCGTGCGCTGGCCCGGATCCGCGGCACCCTGGAGGAACTGCTCGCCGACCCCGACCTGGCCCGGCACGAGGAGGCGTGGGTCGAGGCCACGCTCACCGACCCGGTCCGCCCGGCCGACCCGATGGCCCGGCTCACCGAGCGCTTCCCGCACACGCTGAGCCTGGTTTTCGACCCCGAGCGGGCGCCGGAGGACCCGGACGTGTCGTATGCGAGGCGGCTCGCCGGACGCAGCGACCAGCAGATCGCCGAGGACTTCGTGGCCCATGTGCGCGGTGCCGGGCCCGATGAGCACGAGCGGACCGTGCTGCGGGACGCGTTCGACGCGGTGCGCGCGGACGGGGCTGCCCGGGAGGTGGCGCGATGA